GCCCGGTGCCGATCCTCCGCTCCGCCCAGCGGCATTTCCAGCGGCTCCAGCTGGTCGTGGCCCAGGTGGAGAAGGGCGACTCGGTGGAGCGCGCCGTCGCCACCCTGCGCCCGCCGCTGTTCTTCAAGGTCAAGAACCAGTTCACCGGACAGGTCCGGCGCTGGACCCCGGCGGCGCTCCGCCAGGGGCTGGACCGCCTGACCGACGCCGAGGCCGACTGCAAGCGCACCAACATGCCCGACGAGACCATCTGCGCCCGCGCCTTCTTCCAGCTCGCCGTCCTGGCCCGCAGCCGCCGCTGAGCGAAGACCGTTGTGATTATCTACAGCGGGCCGGACAAACGAGAATTTCCCATTTCATCATGACCGGACTTGATCCACGGTTGTCCGGCCCGGAGATTGCTTATTCTGAGAAAGGGTTAATTTCTGGCAAAATCACTCCGTTTTCGTCATGGCCGGACTTGATCCGGCCATCGTTCGCGGGAAGCATCGAAGCCTCCGTGCTTTGAGATCCGCGGGTCAAGCCCGCGGATGACGAACCTAAGGAGAAAAAAGTCGCCAGGAATGTTCTCAATGGTTGATTAGCAAGTATCGTGCCGGACAGCCGTGGACTTGATCCGGTCATCCACGCGCGAACTCCTTCACGCTGGTTTGCGCGTGGATGCGCGGGTCAAGCCCGCGCATGAAGTATAAGAACATGAAGTATAAGAACATGAAGTATAAGAAGTAGAATGAGACACAACCCGGGCGGCATCGCTGCCCATCGCCGTTATCTGTGGCAAAGAACCCCAGCCTCACTCCGCCGCGTCGCGGTCGGCCTGCTGGCGCGCCCACAGCGCCGCGTACGCCCCGTCCCGCGCCAGCAGGGCCGCATGGGTGCCGCGTTCCACCGCCCGGCCGTCCTCCAGCACCAGGATCTCGTCGGCATGGACCACGGTGGACAGCCGGTGGGCGATCACGACCGTCGTGGTGCCGCGGCTGACCTCGCGCAGGCTCTGCTGGATCGCCAGCTCCGTATGGCTGTCCAGCGCGGAGGTCGCCTCGTCGAACAGGAACAAGCGGGGCCGCTTCAGGATCGCGCGGGCGATCGCGACCCGCTGCTTCTCCCCGCCCGACAGCTTCAGCCCGCGCTCGCCGACCAGGCTGTCGTAGCCGTCGGGCAGGCCGGTGATGAATTCATGGATCCGGGCGAGGCGGGCAGCCCGCTCGACCTCCGCCCGCGAGGCTCCCGGCCGGCCGAAGGCGATGTTGTACAGGATCGTGTCGTTGAACAGCACCGTGTCCTGGGGCACCACGGCGATCGCGGCGCGCAGGCTCGACTGGGTCACCGAGGATATGTCGGCGCCGTCGAACAGGATGCGGCCCGACGTCGGGTCGTAGAACCGGAACAGCAGGCGCCCGATCGTCGATTTCCCGGCGCCGCTCGGCCCCACGATCGCCAGCGTCCCGCCCGGCGGCAGCTCGAACGAGACGTCCCTCAGCACCGGCCGGCGCGGGTCGTAGGCGAAGCCGACCCGGTCGAACCGCAGCCGGCCGGGGCCGTCGGGCAGGGTGGCCGCGTCCGGCGCGTCGGCCACCTCGGACGGCTGGTTCAGCAGCTCCAGCATCTGTTCCACGTCGGTCAGCGACTGCTTGATCGAGCGGTAGAGCTGGCCCAGCCGGTCGAGCGGGCGGATCAGCTGGAGCAGATAGGTGTTGACCAGCACGAAGTCGCCGACCGTCATGGCACCGGCCGCCACCTGGCGCGCCGCCAGCAGGATCATCGCGGTCAGCCCCGCCCCCAGGATCGAGACCTGAAGGATCCCGGTCAGGCTGCGCCACAGCATGGCGTTGACGGTCAGCCGCTCGACCTCGCGAAGCGCCCCCTCGTAGCGGCCGGCGATATGCTCCTCGTTGCCGAAATACTTGACGGTTTCATAGTTCAGCAGGCTGTCCACCGCCTTGCCGTGCGCCTCGGCGCCTTCCGCGACCGCCCGGCGCTGGCGCCGGCGCAGCCATTCCGACCCGATCACCAGGCAGACCCCGTAGAGCGCCAGGGTCGCCACGGTGATCCCGGCGAAGGCCGCGCTGAACGACCCGAGCAGCACGGCGCAGATGATCGCGATCTCGGCGAACAGCGGCAGGATCAGGAAGACCACGTCGAACAGCAGCTCGCGGATCCCGCGCATGCCGTTGTCGAGCACCCGGCTGATCTGGCCGGTGCGCCGGCCCAAGTGGAACCGCAGGCTCAGCTCGTGGACATGGCGGAACACGGCCATGCCCATGTGGCGCTGCATCCGCTGCTCGATCGGGCCGTACAGCGCCCAGCGCAGCTCGTTGAACACCTTGGCGAGCCACTGCATGGCGCCGTAGGCCAGCAGCAGGGCGACCGGGACCACGGCCAGTTCCGTCCCCGCCGGGGCCGAGATCCTGTCCACCGCGCGGGCGAACAGGATCGGCACCGTCGCGTTGAGTGCCGCCGTCAGGCACAGCAGCGCCATGGACACCACCAGCCGGACCCGCAGCCCGCGGTCGTCGCGCGGCCACAGGAAGGGCAGCATCAGCCTGAAGACCCTGCGGTCCACGGACGGCAATGCCGGGGCGTCCGAGGGGCGTTCGTTCAGGATGCGCGGCATGGCCCCGCTCAGGCCGGTTTCGGCAGCGACTGGAACGCCTTGCGGATACCGTTGCGGGTGTAGGGCTTGGGCAGGAACACCGCGTCCAGCCCCGCTTCCCCCCGGCCGTCCCGGACCGCGCCGCCATAGCCCGAGGCGACGATGATCCGCAGGCCGGGGTATCCTTCCAGCGCCTCGCGGGCCAGCTCCAGGCCGGATCGTCCCGGCAACCCGATGTCGGTGAACAGCACGTCGATGCGGCCGCCATCCAGCGCGCTCATCGCCGCGTCGGCGTCCGAAACCGCCGTCACGCTGTGTCCCAGCGCCTCGAGCATGTCCATGGTGGAAGCCTGGATGATCGCGTCGTCCTCGACCAGAAGCACGCGCAGGCCCTGCGACGGCTCCTCCACGCGCCCCGGCCGGGCGGCGGCCGGGGCCAGCGGAACCGGACGCGCCGCCTGCCGCTGCCGCTGGTTGGCCAGCAGGTGCCGGATCCGGCGCGCCAGGTCCTCCCGCCGATAGGGCTTGCTCAGCAGCTGGACACCGGGATCGAGCCGCCCGCCGTGGACGATGGCGTTCTCGGTATAGCCGGACGTGAAGAGCACGGCGAGGTCAGGCAGCGTCTCGCGCGCCTGCCGGGCCAGCTCCGGGCTCCTCAGGGGGCCGGGCATCACGACGTCGGTGAACAGCAGGTCCACCGGCACGCCGCTGCGGATGACGGCCAGGGCGCTCTGCGCGTCGGCCGCCTGGAGCACGCGGTAGCCCAGGCCGGCCAGGATCTCCACCGTGGCCGCGCGCACCTGGGAATCGTCCTCGACCACCAGCACGGTCTCGGTGCCGCCCGCCACCGGACCGCCGCGCAGCTCCGGCGCGGGTTCCTCCGCGACTTGGCGGGAGCGCGGCAGGTAGATCTTCACGGTCGTGCCGTGCCCGACCTCGCTGTACAGCTTGACGTGGCCGCCCGACTGCTTGACGAAGCCGTGGACCATGGCCAGCCCCATTCCGGTGCCTTTGCCCTCCGGCTTGGTCGTGAAGAAGGGCTCGAAGGCGCGCTCCATCAGGTCCTGGGACATGCCGCAGCCAGTGTCCGATACCGCCAGCATCACGTACTGGCCCGCCGTGACCTCCGGATGCTGGAGCGCGTAGAGGTCGTCCAGCATCGCGTTGCCGGCTTCCAGCGTCAGGCGCCCGGTGCCGTCCATCGCGTCGCGGGCGTTGATCGCCAGGTTCAGGATCACGTTCTCCACCTGGTTGGGATCGGCCAGCATGCTCCACAGGCCGCCGGCGATCACCGTCTCCACCTCGATCCCGTCGCCCAGCGCCCGGCGCAGCAGGTCGTCCATGCCGCGCAGCAGGCGCCCCAGGCTGACCGGGCGCGGCTCCAGCGGCTGCCGGCGGGCGAAGGCGAGGAGCTGGGACGCCAGCCGGGCGCCGCGCTGGACCGCACCCATCGCCGAGTCCAGCCGGCGCGCGGTGGCGGCGGGATCGCCGGTGAACTCGTGCTGCAGCAGGTCCAGGTTGCTCCCGATCACCTGGAGCAGGTTGTTGAAATCGTGGGCCACGCCGCCGGTCAGCTTGCCGATCGCCTCCAGCCTCTGGGCCTGGCGAAGCGCCGCCTCGGCCTGGGCGCGCTCCGCCTCGCTCCTCTCCAGGGCCAGGGTGCGCTCCCGCACCAGCGCCTCCAGGTCGGTCTGGTACTTCATCAGCTCGTCCCGGGCTCGCTTCCGGTCGGTCACGTCATGGCCCTGGACGAAGATGCCCGAAACGGTACCGTCCGGTTTCAGGACCGGCTGGTAGACGAAATCCACGAACAGCTCGGTGGCGGCCGCATCGGGGTCCGGCTGGACCAGCAGGCGCATGTCGCGGCCGACGAACGCCTGCCCGGTCGAATGGACCTGGTCCAGCAACTCGTAGAAGCCCTGGCCTTCCACGTCCGGCAGCGCTTCGCGCACCGGTTTGCCGAGGATGTCCCGGCGGCCGACGAGCCTGTAGTAGGCGTCGTTGGCGAGTTCGAACACATGGTCCGGGCCGCTGATGACCGCGATGAAGCCGGGCGCCTGGGTGAACAGCCTGTGCAGCCGCTCAAGCTCGGCATCCAGGCTCAGGTTGGTTTTCTGGACGGCCTGGGCCCGGCGCAGCAGGTCGCTTTCCACCTGTTCGCGCGGTCCCGACGGGATGTCCCCGCCGTCGCCCAGGGCGACCACCTCCTTCAGGCGGTGCAGTTCGGTGACGTCCACGGTGTGCTGCAGGATCAGGCCCACGTTTCCCTGGCTGTTCGGCAGGGGCGTGTGGGTGGCGCTCCAGAACCGCTCCTCCAGCCAGGTTCCCTCGGGCGTCGTCCGGGCGATGGCATAGGGGATGAACGCGATCGCGTCCATCTGCCGCGTCCGCAGCACCCGCTCGAACGAGGCGCGGAGCTGCGCCTCGTTGTCGCCTCCGGGAAAGGCGTCGAACATGTTGCGCCCGACGATCTGTTCGCGGGTGCGCCCGGTGACCTTGAGATAGGCGTCGTTGCAGCCGAGGATGGTGAGGCCACGGTCAAGCAGGACGTATGGATTCGGCGAAGCCTCGAACAGCGACCTGTAGACGGCCGGATCGGACAGGTCCAAGGTCGGCACTATCGAAGCTCCATTATTCAATCACCGGTATAAATCGCCGTGGCGCGCTTTTTCTAGGATGGCGCCAAAACCTAGCTCTTTGCGCCGAGATTGCAACCTCAGCCAATTGGCTGAAAGCCAGGGCAACGATGCGTGCCGGGTGAGAAGGTCCCCGCCTGTTCCTCATATGACAAGCGATTATCCACATACCTTGGAATGACGCTTATCCTTTATCGTGGATAGCTCGGGGAAGGCTGATGGTTCAGGAAGCAAGGGATCTGCTGACGGCTTTGCTGGACAAGGTCGCGGCAATCGACATCCAGATCGGTGAACTGCGCTGCTAGGTTGCCGGCATGAAGGCCGGCATTGCCCGCTTGTAGCGCGACGGGAGCCTGGTCAAGGACACGCTTGAGACGACCAACCAGCAATTGCTCGGCAGGATCGAGCAACTGACCTATCATTACGAGCGGCTGGTTGGTGTCCGGCCGCTTGCGGCGGAATGATTCCGATCGCCGCGAAGATCGTCGCGTAGGTCGGACTTCGACCGAAGGGCGAACTCCGACACCGTATGCCGACGCTCAGGCATGATGTCGGCGTCGTCCCTTCGGGCCGAGACCGACCTACGCCATGGCGGCCTTCGTGATCGCCCTCACCCCGTTCAGCAGGATGACCGCCGCCCGCTCCTGGGTTTCAAGGTCCATCCCGGTACGGCCCGCCTCGCCGGCCACCTGCTCCGGCAGCGGCGGCAGATGGACGAAACCCATCGGCATCGCCGATCCGCGCCGCTCGATGCCGTGCCTGACGCCGTAGAACAGGTGGTTGCAGACATAGCCGCCCGCGTGCCCGCTCACCGTCGCCGGAATGCCGGCCGCTTCCAGCGCCGCGATCAAACCATCCACCGGCAGGGTCGACCAGTATCCCACCGGCCCGTCCTCCGCGATGCGCAGCCCGCTCCGGACCACGCCGGCATTGTCCGGCACCGCCGCCTCGTCCAGGTTGAGCGCCACCCGCTCCAGCCGGATCCGGTCGGTGCAGCGGGCAAGGCCGAAGGCGATGGCGGCGTCCGGCCGGTGCCGCTCCAGCAGGACTTCGAACCGTGCGACGCTGGTGCCGTACTCGACCGGCAGCACGGCGGCCACGACGCCGTCCATGCTGGACAGCCGGTCCATCAGCAGGGCGGAGGGGTTCAGGTCATTGGGGCCGAACCGCTCGAAGCCGGTCACCAGGATGCGGGTCATGACGCTCCGGGCGCCCGATCAGGGGCGCAGCAGGCCGATGATGTCCTTGATGTCCGCCAGGTTGGCCGACGCGATCGCGTTCGCCTTGTCGGCGCCCCGGCGCAGGATGCGGTCGATCTCGCCGACATCCGACATCAGCCGGTTCATCTCCGTGCTGATCGGCGCCAGCTTGTCCACCGCCAGATCGACCAGCGCGCCCTTGAAGCCGCTGAACTGCTGCCCGGCGAACCGGTTCAGGGTATCCTGGCGCGAGGTGCCGGCCAGGGCCGAATAGATCGTCACCAGGTTGTCCGCCTCGGCCCGCTTCTCCAGGTCCTCGACGGTCTCCGGCAGCGGGTCCGGGTCGGTCTTGGCCTTGCGCACCTTCAGCGCGATCGTGTCGGCGTCGTCGGTCAGGTTGATGCGCGAATAATCGGACTCGTCCGACTTGCTCATCTTCTTGGTGCCGTCGCGCAGCGACATGACGCGGGTCGCCTCGCCCAGGATCTGCGGCTCGGGCAGCGGGAAGAAGTCCTTGTCATAATGGCGGTTGAAGGCCCCGGCGATGTCGCGCGCCAGCTCCAGGTGCTGCTTCTGGTCCTCGCCGACCGGCACGTGGGTCGCCTTGTAGACCAGGATGTCCGCCGCCATCAGCACCGGATAGGCGTACAGCCCCAGCGCCGCGTTCTCCCGGTGCTTGCC
This Skermanella mucosa DNA region includes the following protein-coding sequences:
- the trpS gene encoding tryptophan--tRNA ligase; protein product: MNRIFSGMQPTRQLHLGNYLGALRNWVSLQDQFESIFCIVDLHALTLPQDPAVLLGNTREVTAAYIAAGIDPERCIIFNQAAVAAHSELSWILSCHTPMGWLNRMTQFKEKAGKHRENAALGLYAYPVLMAADILVYKATHVPVGEDQKQHLELARDIAGAFNRHYDKDFFPLPEPQILGEATRVMSLRDGTKKMSKSDESDYSRINLTDDADTIALKVRKAKTDPDPLPETVEDLEKRAEADNLVTIYSALAGTSRQDTLNRFAGQQFSGFKGALVDLAVDKLAPISTEMNRLMSDVGEIDRILRRGADKANAIASANLADIKDIIGLLRP
- a CDS encoding ABCB family ABC transporter ATP-binding protein/permease, giving the protein MPRILNERPSDAPALPSVDRRVFRLMLPFLWPRDDRGLRVRLVVSMALLCLTAALNATVPILFARAVDRISAPAGTELAVVPVALLLAYGAMQWLAKVFNELRWALYGPIEQRMQRHMGMAVFRHVHELSLRFHLGRRTGQISRVLDNGMRGIRELLFDVVFLILPLFAEIAIICAVLLGSFSAAFAGITVATLALYGVCLVIGSEWLRRRQRRAVAEGAEAHGKAVDSLLNYETVKYFGNEEHIAGRYEGALREVERLTVNAMLWRSLTGILQVSILGAGLTAMILLAARQVAAGAMTVGDFVLVNTYLLQLIRPLDRLGQLYRSIKQSLTDVEQMLELLNQPSEVADAPDAATLPDGPGRLRFDRVGFAYDPRRPVLRDVSFELPPGGTLAIVGPSGAGKSTIGRLLFRFYDPTSGRILFDGADISSVTQSSLRAAIAVVPQDTVLFNDTILYNIAFGRPGASRAEVERAARLARIHEFITGLPDGYDSLVGERGLKLSGGEKQRVAIARAILKRPRLFLFDEATSALDSHTELAIQQSLREVSRGTTTVVIAHRLSTVVHADEILVLEDGRAVERGTHAALLARDGAYAALWARQQADRDAAE
- a CDS encoding response regulator, whose protein sequence is MPTLDLSDPAVYRSLFEASPNPYVLLDRGLTILGCNDAYLKVTGRTREQIVGRNMFDAFPGGDNEAQLRASFERVLRTRQMDAIAFIPYAIARTTPEGTWLEERFWSATHTPLPNSQGNVGLILQHTVDVTELHRLKEVVALGDGGDIPSGPREQVESDLLRRAQAVQKTNLSLDAELERLHRLFTQAPGFIAVISGPDHVFELANDAYYRLVGRRDILGKPVREALPDVEGQGFYELLDQVHSTGQAFVGRDMRLLVQPDPDAAATELFVDFVYQPVLKPDGTVSGIFVQGHDVTDRKRARDELMKYQTDLEALVRERTLALERSEAERAQAEAALRQAQRLEAIGKLTGGVAHDFNNLLQVIGSNLDLLQHEFTGDPAATARRLDSAMGAVQRGARLASQLLAFARRQPLEPRPVSLGRLLRGMDDLLRRALGDGIEVETVIAGGLWSMLADPNQVENVILNLAINARDAMDGTGRLTLEAGNAMLDDLYALQHPEVTAGQYVMLAVSDTGCGMSQDLMERAFEPFFTTKPEGKGTGMGLAMVHGFVKQSGGHVKLYSEVGHGTTVKIYLPRSRQVAEEPAPELRGGPVAGGTETVLVVEDDSQVRAATVEILAGLGYRVLQAADAQSALAVIRSGVPVDLLFTDVVMPGPLRSPELARQARETLPDLAVLFTSGYTENAIVHGGRLDPGVQLLSKPYRREDLARRIRHLLANQRQRQAARPVPLAPAAARPGRVEEPSQGLRVLLVEDDAIIQASTMDMLEALGHSVTAVSDADAAMSALDGGRIDVLFTDIGLPGRSGLELAREALEGYPGLRIIVASGYGGAVRDGRGEAGLDAVFLPKPYTRNGIRKAFQSLPKPA
- a CDS encoding pyroglutamyl-peptidase I family protein, which produces MTRILVTGFERFGPNDLNPSALLMDRLSSMDGVVAAVLPVEYGTSVARFEVLLERHRPDAAIAFGLARCTDRIRLERVALNLDEAAVPDNAGVVRSGLRIAEDGPVGYWSTLPVDGLIAALEAAGIPATVSGHAGGYVCNHLFYGVRHGIERRGSAMPMGFVHLPPLPEQVAGEAGRTGMDLETQERAAVILLNGVRAITKAAMA